A stretch of the Lolium perenne isolate Kyuss_39 chromosome 3, Kyuss_2.0, whole genome shotgun sequence genome encodes the following:
- the LOC127345378 gene encoding CBS domain-containing protein CBSX6, giving the protein MAAIFFHHVVGDLTVGKPQIVELSDADTLHDAARAIAASPEGAVPVWRARAAPEEPPSGARFVGMISAVDIAAFVATAGDHAMQATVGEVVQPNPDLLREVDPGTRLIDALELMRNGVKRFLVRKNGSWRGLTKRFSMLYNGKWLKNSESGSPSAASSSNRQLSPFISSVNRFCCLSREDILRFLIGCLGALAPIPLSPICSLGAINPHYCHVEASAPAMEAIQKIPRDPCGVAVVETTPDGVRKIIGDISAYKLWKCDYVAAAWALANLSAGQFVIGADENGSTPISAFLEPSISSSVVDETEPVRSPRLLKKFSSRSIGFLNSHANQMRSMYRGRSAPLTCRSTSSLAAVMAQMLSHRATHVWVTDAETEEDGVLVGVVGYTDIFGAVTRSD; this is encoded by the exons ATGGCCGCCATATTCTTCCACCACGTCGTCGGCGACCTCACCGTCGGGAAGCCCCAGATCGTCGAGCTCAGCGACGCCGACACgctccacgacgccgcgcgggccaTCGCGGCCAGCCCCGAGGGCGCCGTCCCCGTCTGGCGCGCGCGGGCCGCGCCCGAGGAGCCGCCCTCCGGCGCCCGGTTCGTCGGGATGATCTCCGCCGTCGACATCGCCGCCTTCGTCGCCACCGCCGGCGACCACGCCATGCAAGCCACGGTCGGCGAGGTCGTGCAGCCCAACCCGGACCTGCTCAGGGAGGTCGATCCCGGCACCAG GTTGATCGATGCTCTGGAGCTGATGAGGAATGGAGTGAAGCGCTTCCTTGTTCGCAAGAATGGCTCCTGGAGAGGCCTAACCAAGCGGTTTTCAATGCTTTATAATGGGAAATGGCTAAAGAACTCGGAATCAGGATCCCCAAGCGCAGCTAGCAGCAGCAATAGGCAGCTGTCCCCGTTTATCAGTTCCGTGAACAGGTTTTGCTGTCTGTCAAGGGAAGATATTCTTCGGTTCCTAATCGGATGCCTCGGTGCTCTTGCTCCCATCCCACTATCTCCAATCTGTTCCCTTGGAGCCATCAACCCACACTACTGTCACGTCGAAGCATCCGCACCGGCCATGGAAGCAATCCAGAAGATCCCTCGAGACCCATGCGGTGTTGCTGTAGTCGAGACGACGCCAGATGGAGTCCGCAAGATCATAGGAGACATCTCTGCCTACAAGCTGTGGAAGTGTGACTATGTCGCAGCTGCGTGGGCACTGGCGAACCTGTCGGCAGGGCAGTTTGTCATCGGCGCCGATGAAAATGGATCGACACCTATCTCTGCCTTCCTGGAGCCTTCGATCAGCTCGTCGGTGGTGGATGAGACTGAGCCTGTGCGCTCTCCCAGGCTGCTGAAGAAGTTCAGCAGCAGGAGCATCGGGTTCCTGAACAGCCACGCGAACCAGATGAGGAGCATGTACCGGGGGCGCAGCGCGCCGCTGACATGCAGGAGCACGAGCTCGCTTGCAGCGGTCATGGCACAGATGCTGTCCCACCGGGCGACACACGTTTGGGTGACTGACGCGGAGACTGAGGAGGATGGCGTCCTCGTTGGCGTGGTGGGGTACACCGACATCTTCGGCGCTGTCACCAGGAGTGATTGA